One window of the Diospyros lotus cultivar Yz01 chromosome 12, ASM1463336v1, whole genome shotgun sequence genome contains the following:
- the LOC127787333 gene encoding pentatricopeptide repeat-containing protein At5g48730, chloroplastic: MAIASLSGPNHLPHPRPVNRRPEANPVNVRTRLPKPELPDERTDAEMTASRIDMAKLKERDARERKEEVNRKIASQKAISIILRREATKAVIENKRGPNNSKKLLPRTVLEALHERITALRWESALKVFDLLREQLWYRPNSGIYIKLIVMLGKCKQSEKAHSLFQAMVDEGCVVNCESYTALLSAYSRSGLFDRAFSILEHMKNIPDCKPDIQTYSIFIKSCLQVFAFDKAESLLSDMASEGIKPNTVTYNTLIDAYGKARKFAKMESILVEMLREGHCEPDVWTMNSTLRAFGSSGQIETMEKCYEKFQRAGIQPSIKTFNILLDSYGKTGNYEKMSAVMAYMQKYHFSWTLVTYNIVIDAFGRAGDIKQMEFLFRLMQSERIKPNCVTLCSLVRAYGQARKAEKIGGLLRFIENSDVTLDVVFFNCLVDAYGTMGCFVEMKGVVEMMQKKGCTPDRITYRTMLKAYSLGGMTTHAKELQNSLASMDKNLLEGENHINKLQVSRLQSPLQS, from the exons ATGGCAATAGCGTCCCTCTCCGGTCCCAACCATCTTCCGCATCCTCGGCCGGTTAACCGCCGGCCGGAAGCTAATCCGGTCAACGTGCGGACGCGCCTACCGAAGCCTGAACTGCCGGATGAGCGAACAGACGCAGAGATGACGGCGAGCAGAATTGACATGGCAAAGCTGAAGGAGAGAGACGCGAGGGAGAGGAAAGAGGAAGTGAACCGGAAAATAGCATCACAGAAGGCTATTTCCATCATACTGAGACGCGAGGCCACCAAGGCTGTGATTGAGAATAAGAGAGGGCCAAACAACTCAAAGAAGCTCTTGCCGAGGACCGTCCTCGAAGCCCTCCACGAGCGCATTACCGCCCTCCGTTGGGAATCTGCTCTCAAG GTCTTTGATTTACTGCGTGAACAACTTTGGTACAGGCCTAACTCTGGTATATACATCAAGTTGATCGTCATGCTTGGAAAATGCAAGCAATCGGAAAAAGCCCATTCTTTATTTCAAGCTATGGTTGATGAAGGCTGTGTTGTAAATTGTGAATCCTACACTGCTCTTTTATCTGCCTACAGTAGGAGTGGCCTTTTTGACAGAGCGTTTTCCATTCTTGAGCACATGAAGAACATCCCTGATTGTAAGCCTGACATACAAACATACTCTATCTTTATTAAATCATGCCTGCAGGTTTTTGCCTTTGACAAAGCAGAGAGTTTGCTTTCTGATATGGCATCGGAGGGAATCAAGCCCAACACAGTTACATACAATACCCTTATTGATGCCTACGGGAAAGCAAGAAA GTTCGCCAAGATGGAATCAATACTTGTGGAAATGCTCCGGGAGGGACACTGTGAGCCTGATGTTTGGACCATGAACTCCACGCTCAGAGCATTTGGCAGCAGTGGCCAGATAGAAACAATGGAGAAATGTTACGAGAAGTTTCAGCGTGCTGGAATCCAACCCAGCATCAAGACTTTCAATATACTCTTAGACTCCTATGGGAAAActggaaattatgagaaaatgagTGCAGTCATGGCATACATGCAAAAATACCACTTCTCCTGGACCCTGGTAACGTACAACATAGTCATAGATGCATTTGGAAGGGCAGGAGACATAAAACAGATGGAGTTTTTGTTCAGGTTGATGCAGTCAGAGAGGATAAAACCAAACTGTGTTACCCTTTGTTCACTTGTAAGGGCTTATGGGCAAGCCAGGAAAGCAGAAAAAATTGGTGGCCTTCTGCGTTTTATCGAGAATTCAGATGTGACACTAGATGTAGTATTTTTCAACTGCCTTGTCGACGCATATGGGACAATGGGATGCTTTGTAGAGATGAAAGGAGTCGTAGAGATGATGCAGAAGAAAGGATGCACGCCAGATCGAATCACGTACAGAACCATGTTGAAGGCCTACTCACTTGGTGGAATGACTACACATGCAAAGGAGCTCCAGAATTCGCTTGCCTCCATGGACAAGAACTTGCTGGAGGGGGAgaatcacataaataaattacaagtttCCAGGTTGCAGAGCCCCCTGCAGTCTTAA